A single region of the Phalacrocorax carbo chromosome 4, bPhaCar2.1, whole genome shotgun sequence genome encodes:
- the C4H4orf3 gene encoding uncharacterized protein C4orf3 homolog: MTQTVFELGVGQITLLYEFGFPPPDIERSSNQRRPGTTAELSATSSERASTIITSPSTSRSSLHVQCLYHTRAASPLAPQRGRGHCGGCLRGGPPDGTAAGERSRALTGSPGGRSSATRTPTATNGLPPPGRVGRGAALREEARAAPAGGGDRAWRRRYVRAALIGSPPGRAAGACAAGAGGPCRAGTPADMAARRPEQQQRGAEVAEDGGRSLSLSGQSYWLDLWLFILFDLVLFVVIYLLP, encoded by the exons ATGACGCAAACAGTATTTGAGTTAGGAGTAGGACAGATCACCCTTCTTTATGAATTTGGATTTCCTCCCCCAGATATCGAAC ggagcagcaacCAGAGGCGCCCAGGTACTACCGCAGAACTGTCAGCCACCAGCTCAGAGAGAGCCTCCACAATCATCACTTCTCCCAGCACGAGCAGGAGCTCCCTTCATGTCCAATGTCTTTACCACACAAGGGCGGCATCGCCATTAGCCCCTCAGCGGGGAAGGGGCCACTGTGGCGGCTGCCTGAGGGGAGGGCCGCCCGACGGGACGGCAGCCGGGGAGCGCAGCCGTGCCCTCACCGGGTCGCCGGGAGGTCGCAGCAGCGCCACGCGCACCCCAACGGCCACCAACGGCCTCCCACCGCCGGGCAGGGtagggcggggcgcggcgctgCGTGAGGAAGCAAGGGCGGCGCCGGCCGGCGGGGGCGACAGGGCGTGGCGGCGGCGGTACGTGCGCGCCGCTCTCATTGGCTCCCCACCCGGAAGAGCAGCGGGTGCCTGCGCGGCGGGTGCGGGAGGGCCGTGCCGCGCTGGGACCCCCGCGGACATggcggcgcggcggccggagcagcagcagcgaggcGCGGAGGTGGCGGAGGATGGCGGCCGGTCGCTGTCGCTGTCGGGGCAGTCCTACTGGCTAGACCTGTGGCTTTTTATCCTCTTCGACCTGGTGCTGTTCGTGGTTATCTACCTGCTGCCCTGA
- the FABP2 gene encoding fatty acid-binding protein, intestinal, whose amino-acid sequence MAFNGTWKIDRNENYEKFMEAMGVNVMKRKLGAHDNLKITIQQDGNKFTVNESSTFRTVDIEFTLGVNFEYSLADGTELTGSWNMEGSKLVGKFTRKDNGKALTAHREIVGDELVQTYIYEGVEAKRFFKRG is encoded by the exons ATGGCGTTTAACGGTACTTGGAAAATCGACAGAAATGAAAACTATGAAAAGTTCATGGAAGCAATGG GTGTTAATGTGATGAAAAGAAAGTTAGGAGCCCATGATAACCTGAAGATCACTATTCAACAAGATGGAAACAAATTTACTGTCAATGAATCAAGCACCTTCCGTACCGTAGATATTGAATTTACTCTGGGAGTCAATTTTGAGTACAGTCTGGCTGATGGGACTGAACTTACT GGTTCCTGGAACATGGAAGGAAGCAAACTCGTAGGAAAATTTACTAGAAAAGATAATGGAAAAGCACTCACAGCACACAGAGAAATCGTAGGTGATGAACTTGTTCAG ACCTACATATACGAAGGAGTTGAAGCCAAGAGATTCTTCAAGAGGGGCTAA